The Benincasa hispida cultivar B227 chromosome 9, ASM972705v1, whole genome shotgun sequence genome has a segment encoding these proteins:
- the LOC120086794 gene encoding auxin-responsive protein SAUR71-like, whose product MSPQEESKDCPKKSNKIREIVRLQQIVKKWKRLANGEKSSSNKSKLLKISGVWLTDVVPKGYLAVCVGKELKRFVIPTHYLTHQAFRILLQEAEEEFGFHQQGVLQIPCHVSVFEDILNTVQQQNHNQFAPSDNEIIGFFCSPDCNLTHHHPPPRICTLLS is encoded by the coding sequence ATGAGTCCGCAAGAGGAATCAAAGGATTGTCCAAAGAAGTCAAACAAAATCAGAGAGATTGTAAGGCTTCAACAAATAGTGAAGAAGTGGAAGAGATTAGCAAATGGTGAAAAAAGCAGCAGCAACAAAAGTAAATTGTTAAAGATAAGTGGGGTTTGGTTAACGGACGTTGTTCCAAAAGGGTATTTGGCAGTGTGTGTGGGGAAAGAGCTTAAGAGATTTGTAATTCCCACCCATTACCTCACCCACCAAGCATTCAGAATATTGCTGCAGGAAGCTGAGGAAGAATTTGGTTTTCACCAACAAGGTGTTCTTCAGATTCCATGTCATGTCTCTGTTTTTGAAGATATTCTCAACACTGTCCAACAACAAAACCACAACCAATTCGCTCCTTCAGATAATGAAATCATTGGATTCTTTTGCTCTCCTGATTGCAACTTAACTCATCATCATCCTCCTCCTCGAATCTGTACATTACTTTCATGA